One segment of Bacillus alkalisoli DNA contains the following:
- a CDS encoding amino acid ABC transporter ATP-binding protein: MIDVKDLNKSFGDLHVLKDINMSVENQEVVCLIGASGSGKSTLLRCLNFLELKDSGTIKLEDREIDIKKDNLNKVRQRVGMVFQHFHLFPHMTVLENVMEAPVQVSKLPKAEAKEIALDILAKVGLSDKVNVYPGKLSGGQKQRVAIARALAMKPDVMLFDEPTSALDPELVGEVLRTMKKLAEEGMTMVVVTHEMGFAQEVADRVVYLHDGKIVEEGCPEEVFNNPKNERTKEFLNAIL; this comes from the coding sequence ATGATCGATGTGAAAGATTTAAATAAATCATTCGGAGACTTACATGTACTAAAAGATATAAATATGTCAGTAGAAAACCAAGAAGTTGTTTGCTTGATTGGTGCAAGTGGTTCTGGGAAAAGTACACTACTTCGTTGTTTAAACTTTTTAGAACTAAAAGATAGTGGAACAATTAAGCTAGAAGATAGAGAGATTGATATAAAAAAGGATAATTTAAATAAAGTTAGACAACGTGTAGGAATGGTTTTTCAACATTTTCATTTGTTCCCACATATGACAGTACTAGAAAATGTAATGGAGGCTCCTGTTCAAGTTAGTAAACTACCAAAAGCAGAGGCAAAAGAAATTGCATTAGATATTTTAGCTAAAGTTGGACTATCGGATAAAGTGAATGTTTATCCAGGAAAACTATCTGGTGGACAAAAACAGCGTGTTGCTATCGCAAGAGCACTTGCAATGAAACCTGATGTGATGTTATTCGATGAGCCAACATCAGCTCTAGATCCAGAGCTTGTTGGAGAAGTGTTAAGAACGATGAAGAAGCTCGCTGAAGAAGGAATGACGATGGTTGTTGTCACACATGAAATGGGATTTGCGCAAGAAGTAGCAGACCGAGTAGTATACTTACACGATGGCAAAATCGTTGAAGAAGGGTGTCCTGAAGAAGTATTCAACAACCCGAAAAACGAAAGAACAAAAGAATTCTTAAATGCAATACTATAA
- a CDS encoding LiaF transmembrane domain-containing protein, giving the protein MKKNSFLPSILLIGFGLYFLLEQFDIEMWSGMFTWSTFLIIIGLALLIQAYKQNDYPNILPGVVLFGVGLHFQVKNKFAFWPDHVSTIILIVGLGFLLRWQKTKQGLAEGLILLFIASFFLFSNPIMEVFGLVEKGFSLIHTFWPALLIVIGVYLLFFKRK; this is encoded by the coding sequence ATGAAGAAAAATAGTTTTTTACCTAGTATTTTACTGATAGGGTTTGGTTTATATTTCCTTTTGGAACAATTTGATATAGAAATGTGGTCTGGTATGTTCACTTGGTCTACCTTTCTAATCATTATTGGGCTAGCATTATTAATACAAGCATACAAACAAAATGATTACCCAAATATTTTACCTGGTGTTGTCCTATTTGGAGTTGGTTTGCATTTTCAAGTTAAAAACAAGTTTGCATTTTGGCCTGATCATGTTTCTACAATCATTTTGATTGTTGGCCTCGGATTTTTGCTTCGTTGGCAAAAGACGAAACAAGGTTTAGCGGAAGGATTAATATTATTGTTTATTGCTAGCTTTTTCTTATTTTCTAATCCAATCATGGAAGTATTCGGTTTAGTAGAAAAAGGCTTTTCCCTGATACATACATTCTGGCCAGCGTTACTAATTGTAATCGGTGTTTACTTACTATTCTTTAAAAGGAAATAG
- the hemB gene encoding porphobilinogen synthase, producing MEKLQFQRHRRLRGSDNLRALIRETKLQKEDLIFPIFIVEGENQKNEVASMPGVYQISLDYLHAEMQELTELGIKSVIVFGVPAQKDEVGSEAYHDHGIVQKAIVQIKENFPELVVIADTCLCQYTNHGHCGIVEEGQILNDPTLDLLARTAVSQAKAGADIIAPSNMMDGFVAAIRHGLDENGFEHIPIMSYAVKYSSAFYGPFRDAAHSSPKFGDRKTYQMDPANRLEAMREAESDLMEGADFLIVKPALSYLDIIRDVKNNFNVPVVAYNVSGEYSMVKAAAQNGWINEQDIVMESLTSMKRAGVDLIITYFAKDVARWLSEEK from the coding sequence ATGGAGAAATTACAATTTCAACGTCACCGCCGCCTTCGTGGTTCAGATAATTTACGAGCTTTAATTAGAGAAACAAAATTACAAAAGGAAGATTTAATTTTTCCTATTTTTATAGTAGAAGGCGAAAATCAAAAAAATGAAGTAGCTTCAATGCCTGGAGTATACCAAATTTCTTTAGATTACTTACATGCTGAAATGCAAGAATTAACGGAATTAGGAATTAAGTCTGTCATTGTTTTTGGCGTACCAGCACAAAAAGATGAAGTTGGTTCTGAAGCATATCACGACCATGGTATCGTTCAAAAGGCAATTGTACAAATAAAAGAAAACTTCCCAGAATTAGTAGTAATAGCTGATACTTGCCTATGCCAATATACGAATCATGGACATTGTGGAATAGTAGAAGAAGGACAAATCTTAAATGACCCTACACTTGATTTATTAGCAAGAACAGCTGTAAGCCAAGCAAAAGCAGGTGCAGACATTATTGCACCGTCAAACATGATGGACGGATTTGTTGCTGCCATTCGTCACGGTTTAGATGAAAACGGATTTGAACATATTCCAATTATGTCTTATGCCGTTAAGTATTCTTCGGCATTTTACGGCCCGTTCCGTGATGCTGCACATAGCTCACCGAAATTTGGAGATAGAAAAACATACCAGATGGATCCTGCAAACCGTCTAGAAGCAATGCGTGAGGCAGAATCCGATTTAATGGAAGGTGCCGATTTCTTAATCGTCAAACCTGCCCTATCCTACTTAGATATCATTCGTGATGTAAAGAACAATTTTAATGTACCAGTTGTTGCTTATAACGTAAGTGGAGAATATTCCATGGTGAAAGCCGCTGCTCAAAACGGATGGATTAATGAGCAAGACATAGTAATGGAAAGTTTAACAAGCATGAAACGTGCAGGTGTAGATTTAATAATTACATACTTCGCAAAAGACGTTGCACGTTGGTTATCAGAAGAAAAATAA
- the hemA gene encoding glutamyl-tRNA reductase — protein sequence MHIIVVGLNYKTAPVEIREKLTFNPADIERAMVALKDRKSILENVIVSTCNRTEVYAVVDQLHTGRYYIKAFLADWFGLDKEEFSPYLNIYENDGALEHLFRVTCGLNSMVVGETQILGQIRNSFFMAQENETVGTIFNRLFKQAVTLAKRAHSETEIGANAVSVSYAAVELAKKIFGELTDKHVLILGAGKMGELAVQNLHSNGVKQVTVMNRTLEKAEDLANRFAGNAKSLEEMSCALVEADILISSTGAKDYVLRKEDMVHVEKMRKGRPLFMVDIAVPRDLDPELEQLESVFLYDIDDLEGIVQANMAERKKAAEAIELMIEADIVEFKEWLNMLGVVPIISALRQKALDIQGETMASIQRKMPHLTEREVKVLNKHTKSIINQMLRDPILRAKELAAEPNAEQSLALFSKIFNIEEEVIQETTTQYYSMKKDKSTAKLVAPNLQATLQS from the coding sequence ATGCATATTATAGTTGTTGGACTTAATTATAAGACTGCCCCTGTTGAAATCCGTGAAAAATTAACGTTTAATCCCGCTGATATCGAAAGAGCAATGGTTGCATTGAAAGATCGTAAATCGATTTTAGAAAATGTGATCGTTTCAACATGTAATCGTACGGAAGTGTATGCTGTTGTCGATCAACTTCATACTGGGCGTTACTATATAAAAGCATTTCTAGCTGATTGGTTCGGTCTAGATAAAGAGGAGTTTTCTCCTTATTTAAATATATATGAGAACGACGGGGCATTAGAGCATTTGTTCCGAGTAACGTGTGGACTGAACTCGATGGTAGTAGGGGAAACACAAATATTAGGACAGATTCGAAATAGCTTTTTTATGGCTCAAGAAAATGAAACGGTAGGTACAATTTTTAACCGTTTGTTTAAGCAAGCTGTTACACTTGCGAAGCGTGCCCATTCAGAAACAGAAATTGGAGCAAACGCCGTTTCTGTTAGTTATGCTGCTGTGGAACTTGCCAAGAAAATTTTTGGTGAGTTAACAGATAAGCATGTTCTTATTTTAGGTGCTGGAAAAATGGGAGAACTTGCCGTACAAAACCTTCATAGCAACGGTGTAAAGCAAGTGACGGTGATGAACCGTACGCTTGAAAAAGCAGAAGATTTAGCAAATCGCTTTGCTGGTAATGCCAAATCACTAGAAGAAATGTCTTGTGCTCTAGTAGAAGCAGATATTTTAATTAGCTCAACAGGAGCAAAAGACTATGTTTTACGCAAAGAAGATATGGTACACGTGGAAAAAATGCGTAAAGGTCGTCCGCTATTCATGGTGGATATTGCTGTACCACGTGATTTAGACCCAGAATTAGAACAATTAGAAAGTGTTTTCTTATACGATATAGATGACTTAGAAGGTATTGTACAAGCTAACATGGCGGAGCGTAAAAAAGCTGCGGAAGCGATTGAATTAATGATTGAAGCGGACATTGTAGAGTTTAAAGAATGGTTAAATATGCTTGGAGTTGTTCCGATTATTTCAGCTCTACGCCAAAAAGCGTTAGATATCCAAGGTGAGACAATGGCAAGCATTCAACGAAAAATGCCACATCTAACAGAGCGTGAAGTGAAAGTCTTAAATAAGCATACGAAAAGTATTATTAACCAAATGCTACGTGACCCAATTCTTCGTGCAAAAGAACTGGCTGCTGAACCAAATGCAGAGCAGTCATTAGCACTGTTCTCTAAAATCTTCAACATTGAAGAAGAGGTTATTCAAGAAACAACAACACAATACTACTCCATGAAGAAGGACAAGAGCACAGCAAAACTAGTTGCTCCTAACCTTCAAGCGACATTACAGTCGTAA
- the hemC gene encoding hydroxymethylbilane synthase, with product MTRKIVVGSRRSKLALTQTNWVMDQLKKLGAPFDFEVKEIVTKGDQILDVTLSKVGGKGLFVKEIEQAMVDKEIDMAVHSMKDMPAVLPEGLMIGCIPYREDHRDAFISKNHVKFEDLPAGSIVGTSSLRRGAQLLAKRNDIEIKWIRGNIDTRLAKLQNEDYDAIILAAAGLARMGWSNDVVTEFLDEELCVPAVGQGALSIECRESDKELLDALQLLNDKTTERAVTAERAFLHKMEGGCQVPIAGFAEVTTEDKVKLTVLVGAPDGSVLYKETVEGNDPMQVGLEAADKLIEQGAKKLIDDVKKELDK from the coding sequence ATGACTAGAAAAATAGTAGTAGGTTCAAGAAGAAGTAAATTAGCATTAACACAAACGAACTGGGTAATGGATCAATTGAAAAAACTAGGGGCACCATTCGATTTTGAAGTAAAAGAAATAGTAACAAAAGGTGACCAAATTTTAGATGTTACCCTATCTAAAGTTGGTGGAAAAGGCCTATTCGTTAAAGAAATCGAGCAGGCAATGGTCGATAAAGAAATAGATATGGCAGTTCATAGTATGAAAGATATGCCAGCGGTTCTTCCAGAAGGATTAATGATTGGATGTATTCCTTACCGCGAAGACCACAGAGATGCATTTATTTCTAAAAACCATGTGAAATTTGAAGATTTACCAGCTGGTTCTATCGTTGGTACTTCTAGTTTGCGTCGTGGAGCACAGCTTTTAGCGAAACGTAACGATATCGAAATTAAGTGGATTCGCGGAAACATTGATACTCGTTTAGCTAAACTACAAAACGAAGATTATGATGCTATTATTTTAGCAGCAGCAGGACTTGCTCGTATGGGTTGGTCAAATGATGTGGTTACTGAGTTTTTAGATGAAGAACTTTGTGTACCGGCAGTAGGTCAGGGTGCCTTATCAATCGAATGCCGTGAATCTGATAAAGAATTATTAGATGCTCTTCAACTATTAAATGATAAAACGACTGAAAGAGCAGTTACTGCGGAACGTGCTTTCCTTCATAAAATGGAAGGTGGTTGCCAAGTTCCAATTGCGGGATTTGCTGAAGTTACAACGGAAGATAAGGTTAAGTTAACCGTATTAGTAGGTGCTCCAGACGGTTCTGTATTGTATAAAGAAACGGTTGAAGGAAACGATCCAATGCAAGTAGGATTAGAGGCAGCCGATAAATTAATAGAGCAAGGTGCTAAAAAGTTAATTGACGATGTGAAAAAGGAGCTAGATAAGTAA
- the hemL gene encoding glutamate-1-semialdehyde 2,1-aminomutase gives MRSYEKSKQAFIESSKVLPGGVNSPVRAFKSVNMDPIFMERGKGSKIYDIDGNEYVDYVLSWGPLIHGHSNDRVVEAIKKVTESGTSFGAPTLIETELAKLVIDRVPSIEVVRMVSSGTEATMSALRLARGYTGRNKIVKFEGCYHGHGDSLLIKAGSGVATLGLPDSPGVPESVAQNTITVPYNDLESIRYAFKEFGEDIAAIIVEPVAGNMGVVPPQPGYLEGLRAVTEEYGSLLIFDEVMTGFRVDYGCAQGYYGVTPDLTCLGKVIGGGLPVGAYGGKAEIMARVAPAGDIYQAGTLSGNPLAMTAGYETLVQLTPDTYKEFARKADRLEEGLLALKAKYDMPLTVNRAGSMIGFFFTNENVTNYEQAKTSNLDYFATYFREMANNGVFLPPSQFEGLFLSTAHTDEDIEHTLQATEKAFAVIKG, from the coding sequence ATGAGAAGTTATGAAAAATCAAAACAAGCTTTTATTGAATCATCGAAAGTATTACCAGGTGGGGTAAATAGCCCTGTACGTGCCTTTAAATCAGTAAATATGGATCCTATATTCATGGAGCGTGGAAAAGGCTCGAAAATTTACGATATCGATGGAAACGAGTATGTAGACTACGTACTATCATGGGGACCACTTATCCATGGTCACTCTAACGACAGAGTAGTAGAAGCGATTAAAAAGGTAACGGAAAGTGGTACAAGCTTTGGTGCACCGACTTTAATTGAAACGGAACTTGCTAAACTTGTAATTGACCGCGTGCCTTCGATTGAAGTAGTACGTATGGTAAGCTCAGGTACAGAAGCCACAATGAGTGCTTTACGTTTAGCTCGTGGTTATACTGGCAGAAACAAAATTGTGAAGTTTGAAGGCTGCTACCACGGACATGGTGATTCATTGCTTATTAAAGCAGGTTCTGGTGTCGCTACGCTTGGTTTACCTGATAGTCCAGGTGTTCCTGAGTCTGTTGCTCAAAACACGATTACAGTCCCTTACAACGACTTAGAAAGCATTCGTTATGCATTCAAAGAATTTGGAGAAGACATTGCAGCAATTATCGTAGAACCTGTTGCAGGAAATATGGGTGTAGTACCACCTCAACCTGGATATTTAGAAGGTTTACGTGCTGTAACAGAAGAGTATGGCTCTTTACTTATTTTTGATGAAGTAATGACAGGGTTCCGAGTAGATTATGGATGTGCTCAAGGGTATTACGGAGTTACTCCTGACTTAACGTGTTTAGGAAAAGTAATCGGTGGTGGACTACCAGTAGGTGCATACGGTGGAAAAGCGGAAATCATGGCGAGAGTGGCACCAGCTGGAGATATTTATCAAGCTGGTACATTATCAGGTAATCCACTTGCAATGACTGCTGGATATGAAACGTTAGTTCAATTAACACCAGATACGTACAAAGAATTCGCTCGTAAAGCAGATCGCCTTGAAGAAGGCCTGTTAGCTCTAAAAGCTAAATATGACATGCCGTTAACAGTAAATCGTGCTGGGTCCATGATTGGCTTCTTCTTTACAAATGAAAATGTAACAAACTATGAACAAGCCAAAACATCCAACCTAGACTATTTCGCAACATATTTCCGCGAAATGGCTAATAACGGAGTATTCTTACCACCTTCCCAATTCGAAGGATTATTCTTGTCTACAGCACACACAGACGAAGACATCGAACATACATTACAAGCAACAGAAAAAGCGTTTGCGGTAATTAAAGGTTAA
- a CDS encoding uroporphyrinogen-III synthase — protein MKNSLPLLHKRILITRSKEQATDFSHLVEELGGTALVVPLIQFSLPANAEEISNQIQECMAEMDIVVFTSTNGVDYFFQLYDKPIHKKIAAVGEKTKEALESRGLSVTVMPNKFTAEHLLDSLTDEVKKQASILLIQGDLARPILREQLVKLGYNVKQIVVYENTMPNASLHKLKELSNEKLDIVTFTSPSSVRNFSKVIPPDCLKSNVAVIGPITETAAKQLGYTVQISPEKYTVQSLVESIVDFYK, from the coding sequence ATGAAAAATTCGTTGCCACTCTTACATAAACGTATTCTTATAACGAGAAGCAAAGAGCAGGCAACAGATTTTTCACATCTAGTGGAAGAGTTAGGAGGGACTGCACTTGTTGTCCCTCTTATTCAATTTTCACTACCAGCAAACGCTGAAGAAATCTCGAACCAAATACAAGAATGTATGGCAGAGATGGATATTGTGGTTTTTACGAGCACAAATGGAGTTGACTATTTTTTTCAACTTTATGATAAGCCAATACATAAAAAAATAGCTGCTGTTGGGGAAAAGACAAAAGAAGCATTAGAAAGTAGAGGTCTTTCTGTAACGGTAATGCCTAATAAATTTACAGCCGAGCATTTACTAGACTCATTAACAGATGAAGTGAAAAAACAAGCATCCATCCTATTGATTCAAGGGGATTTAGCTCGACCTATATTACGTGAACAACTTGTAAAATTAGGATACAATGTAAAACAAATAGTGGTTTATGAGAACACCATGCCAAACGCATCCCTACATAAGTTAAAAGAACTATCCAATGAAAAATTGGACATTGTTACATTTACAAGTCCTTCATCTGTTAGAAATTTTTCAAAAGTCATTCCACCTGATTGCTTAAAATCAAACGTTGCTGTTATCGGCCCTATTACAGAAACAGCAGCAAAGCAACTAGGGTATACTGTCCAAATAAGCCCTGAAAAATATACAGTTCAAAGTTTAGTGGAATCAATTGTTGATTTTTATAAATGA
- a CDS encoding cytochrome C assembly family protein — MLEITILRLYELTIILYALSVLMYFIDFLHNDRKANRIAFWLLAIVWVLQTIFLFLRMIETGRIPIFTLYEGMYFYTWVLITFSLIINRILRMDFIVFFTNIIGFIVMAIHTFTPYQHESQVVAQALVSELLIIHITMAILAYGAFSLSVTFSILYLLQYKLLKEKKWGKRLLRIHDLAKLDHMSYVLNVTGVPLFLLSLILGTIWAYIKLPEFQWYDLKVIGSFFVIAAYSFYFYKRLGEGVSGKANANWNITAFLVVLINFFLLGRLSNFHFWIL, encoded by the coding sequence ATGTTAGAGATAACGATATTAAGGTTGTATGAGTTAACGATTATTTTGTACGCCTTGAGTGTCCTAATGTATTTTATAGATTTTCTTCATAATGACCGGAAGGCAAATCGTATTGCCTTCTGGTTGCTTGCAATTGTTTGGGTGCTTCAAACAATTTTTTTGTTTCTACGAATGATTGAAACAGGAAGAATACCTATATTCACCCTATATGAAGGAATGTATTTTTACACATGGGTACTCATTACTTTTTCTTTAATTATTAACAGAATTTTACGAATGGATTTTATCGTATTCTTCACAAACATCATCGGTTTTATCGTAATGGCCATACATACTTTTACGCCGTATCAACATGAATCTCAAGTTGTGGCACAAGCTTTAGTTTCTGAATTATTAATCATTCATATTACAATGGCAATTCTAGCTTACGGAGCGTTTTCTCTTTCGGTAACCTTTTCGATCCTATACTTACTACAATATAAACTATTGAAAGAGAAAAAATGGGGAAAAAGGTTGTTAAGAATTCACGATCTAGCTAAGTTAGATCATATGTCATACGTTTTAAATGTGACTGGTGTACCTTTGTTTCTTTTATCTTTGATTCTTGGTACAATTTGGGCATATATTAAGTTGCCTGAATTTCAATGGTATGACTTGAAAGTTATCGGTTCCTTTTTTGTTATTGCCGCCTATAGTTTCTACTTCTATAAACGGTTGGGAGAAGGAGTTAGTGGCAAAGCTAATGCTAACTGGAATATAACGGCATTCTTGGTTGTATTAATAAATTTCTTCCTACTCGGAAGATTGTCAAACTTTCATTTTTGGATTTTATAA
- the spoVID gene encoding stage VI sporulation protein D, whose product MSSEQQSCLRFSVEESVWFQKGQEVSELMSISLDPDIQIFDQDQYVSIRGALYLTGEYQVEQQEDPTYEPVNLARLVENVEEREDGCFELNHRFPVDITIPKNRIQNLEDIFVSIESFDYHLPMRGCLQLDAELSISGIYGHQQSVPQVAEQQEQEEERELEPLYLNGQEEEEDEPYNPFKFYSESDDSFGVEQNEETVRDAYYQNLSQESVNQEEADEVDYSEVLRQETEAVSPEYQNEDEQEELEHEEDFDTFEVEVRKDANISETQEDDYANNPFSAPNYAFQSKQEEVEEKEENVISFLARREEKQETPKAVVKQQQQPQEQCEAERDENDLSLTKFFASEDNGEDFTRLKICIVQDGDTMDTIAKRYDITIQQLIRVNRLSTEDDIHSGQLLYVPATAYSNS is encoded by the coding sequence TTGTCTTCAGAACAACAATCGTGCTTACGTTTTTCAGTAGAGGAGTCTGTATGGTTTCAAAAAGGACAGGAAGTTAGCGAACTTATGTCTATTTCATTAGATCCTGATATACAAATCTTTGATCAAGATCAATACGTTTCCATAAGGGGAGCTTTATATTTAACAGGGGAATATCAAGTGGAACAACAAGAAGATCCAACGTATGAACCGGTAAATTTAGCTCGTTTAGTGGAAAACGTGGAAGAAAGAGAAGATGGTTGTTTTGAATTAAACCACCGTTTTCCTGTAGATATAACGATTCCGAAAAATCGCATTCAAAATCTAGAAGACATATTTGTTTCGATTGAATCGTTTGACTACCATTTACCAATGCGTGGATGCTTGCAACTTGATGCAGAGTTATCTATTTCAGGAATTTATGGCCATCAACAAAGTGTGCCACAAGTAGCAGAACAACAAGAGCAAGAGGAAGAAAGAGAATTAGAACCTCTTTACCTTAATGGACAAGAAGAGGAAGAGGATGAGCCATATAATCCATTTAAGTTTTATAGTGAATCAGATGATTCATTTGGAGTAGAGCAAAATGAGGAAACGGTTAGAGATGCATACTACCAAAATCTAAGTCAAGAATCTGTTAATCAAGAAGAAGCAGATGAAGTGGATTATAGCGAGGTATTACGTCAAGAAACAGAGGCTGTATCGCCGGAATATCAAAATGAAGATGAACAAGAAGAACTAGAGCACGAAGAAGACTTCGATACATTTGAAGTAGAAGTCAGAAAAGATGCAAATATAAGCGAAACACAAGAAGATGACTATGCAAATAATCCTTTCTCAGCACCTAACTATGCGTTCCAGTCTAAGCAAGAGGAAGTAGAAGAAAAAGAAGAAAATGTTATTTCTTTCTTAGCTAGACGTGAAGAAAAACAAGAAACACCTAAAGCTGTAGTGAAGCAACAACAACAGCCCCAAGAGCAATGTGAAGCAGAACGTGACGAGAATGATCTCAGTCTAACAAAGTTCTTTGCGAGTGAAGATAATGGTGAGGACTTTACACGTTTAAAAATCTGTATTGTCCAAGACGGAGACACAATGGATACAATTGCGAAACGCTATGATATAACGATTCAACAATTAATTAGGGTGAACCGTTTATCCACAGAAGACGACATCCATTCTGGCCAACTACTATACGTACCAGCTACTGCATATTCAAACTCTTAA